In Raphanus sativus cultivar WK10039 unplaced genomic scaffold, ASM80110v3 Scaffold0617, whole genome shotgun sequence, one genomic interval encodes:
- the LOC108811244 gene encoding LOW QUALITY PROTEIN: cell wall / vacuolar inhibitor of fructosidase 1 (The sequence of the model RefSeq protein was modified relative to this genomic sequence to represent the inferred CDS: inserted 3 bases in 3 codons), with product MNKFMKLFAIFLFIQIQIALSQPNIIQQLCKRNRFXPLCVSTLNLDPRSKTSNPKGLASISIDATTKKTNETLTYLISXLRGIGGGREDYEKYGTCIDQDYGASVDRYLPAALANLKAKKYSAAIANLQSVVXATGDCQNQFPGRGPLLVSQRNKAVHDIADMTTDIIKTFV from the exons ATGAACAAGTTTATGAAATTATTCGCGATTTTCTTGTTCATCCAAATCCAAATAGCCTTGTCTCAACCAAATATTATACAACAACTCTGCAAAAGAAACCGTT AACCCCTATGCGTCTCTACTCTCAATCTTGATCCTAGAAGCAAAACCTCAAATCCCAA AGGGCTTGCGTCGATCTCTATAGATGCGACGACAAAGAAAACGAACGAAACGTTAACTTATCTTATCT GTTTACGGGGCATTGGAGGAGGTCGCGAAGATTATGAGAAGTACGGAACTTGCATTGATCAGGATTATGGCGCGTCTGTTGATAGGTATTTGCCGGCGGCTTTGGCTAATCTAAAGGCTAAGAAGTACTCTGCTGCGATAGCTAACTTGCAAAGCGTTG GGGCGACGGGTGATTGTCAGAACCAGTTCCCCGGACGTGGTCCATTACTAGTGAGCCAACGTAACAAAGCCGTTCATGATATTGCCGATATGACTACTGACATCATCAAAACTTTTGTctag